The following coding sequences are from one Pocillopora verrucosa isolate sample1 chromosome 5, ASM3666991v2, whole genome shotgun sequence window:
- the LOC131771839 gene encoding uromodulin isoform X1 produces MESSVLLVFVSWTVLLIHLTYGEERHRTLLFPDNFFFAERRFANHTIDTKKVKDLDHCELFCYMNDKCVSANFKKEPEAEGMAHVCELNDATHLDYDTDLITDVNFYHRGSENACGKNSRCRNNAICESGFTFKGYRCLCPSGFEGENCEKDVDECASNDNKCAKGAAICKNTVGSYNCTCKFGYYWDGTGCKADVCQLHTVLHDDDRDVSHHDLYKTECDQNLNADWYRFLDIPGITMPTECPHDNTCGTTFPGWLNGDHPTVDEGEVKGTVCFSKGSNRCCEETSFIRVKNCSSFYVYYLVPTKCPYRYCFTYN; encoded by the exons ATGGAGAGTTCTGTTTTGCTCGTTTTCGTGAGTTGGACTGTGCTGTTGATCCATTTGACGTATGGCGAAG aacGTCATCGCACTCTGCTGTTTCCCGATAACTTCTTTTTTGCTGAAAGACGGTTTGCAAACCACACTATcgatacaaaaaaagttaagGACTTGGATCACTGTGAGCTTTTCTGCTACATGAACGACAAATGCGTTAGTGCTAACTTCAAAAAAGAGCCAGAGGCTGAAGGAATGGCTCATGTTTGCGAATTGAATGACGCAACTCATCTGGATTATGATACTGACCTGATAACTGATGTCAATTTTTATCATCGCGGCTCTGAG AACGCCTGCGGTAAGAATTCACGGTGCCGAAATAATGCAATTTGTGAGTCCGGTTTCACATTCAAGGGATATCGATGCTTGTGCCCTTCTGGATTCGAgggagaaaattgtgaaaaag ATGTTGACGAGTGTGCTTCAAATGACAATAAATGTGCTAAGGGTGCTGCCATTTGTAAAAATACGGTAGGATCATACAATTGCACCTGTAAGTTTGGATATTACTGGGATGGCACTGGATGCAAAG CCGATGTATGCCAACTCCACACTGTTCTACACGATGATGATAGAGACGTAAGCCACCACGACCTGTATAAAACAGAATGTGACCAAAATCTCAACGCTGATTGGTATCGTTTCCTGGACATTCCAGGAATAACAATGCCGACTGAGTGTCCACACGATAACACGTGCGGTACGACATTTCCAGGCTGGTTGAATGGAGATCATCCTACAGTGGATGAGGGAGAAGTAAAAGGGACCGTCTGCTTCTCCAAGGGCTCAAACCGGTGCTGTGAGGAAACAAGTTTCATTAGGGTGAAGAACTGCAGTTCCTTTTACGTCTACTACTTGGTACCGACCAAATGCCCCTATCGTTACTGTTTCACATATAACTGA
- the LOC131771839 gene encoding uromodulin isoform X2 — translation MNDKCVSANFKKEPEAEGMAHVCELNDATHLDYDTDLITDVNFYHRGSENACGKNSRCRNNAICESGFTFKGYRCLCPSGFEGENCEKDVDECASNDNKCAKGAAICKNTVGSYNCTCKFGYYWDGTGCKADVCQLHTVLHDDDRDVSHHDLYKTECDQNLNADWYRFLDIPGITMPTECPHDNTCGTTFPGWLNGDHPTVDEGEVKGTVCFSKGSNRCCEETSFIRVKNCSSFYVYYLVPTKCPYRYCFTYN, via the exons ATGAACGACAAATGCGTTAGTGCTAACTTCAAAAAAGAGCCAGAGGCTGAAGGAATGGCTCATGTTTGCGAATTGAATGACGCAACTCATCTGGATTATGATACTGACCTGATAACTGATGTCAATTTTTATCATCGCGGCTCTGAG AACGCCTGCGGTAAGAATTCACGGTGCCGAAATAATGCAATTTGTGAGTCCGGTTTCACATTCAAGGGATATCGATGCTTGTGCCCTTCTGGATTCGAgggagaaaattgtgaaaaag ATGTTGACGAGTGTGCTTCAAATGACAATAAATGTGCTAAGGGTGCTGCCATTTGTAAAAATACGGTAGGATCATACAATTGCACCTGTAAGTTTGGATATTACTGGGATGGCACTGGATGCAAAG CCGATGTATGCCAACTCCACACTGTTCTACACGATGATGATAGAGACGTAAGCCACCACGACCTGTATAAAACAGAATGTGACCAAAATCTCAACGCTGATTGGTATCGTTTCCTGGACATTCCAGGAATAACAATGCCGACTGAGTGTCCACACGATAACACGTGCGGTACGACATTTCCAGGCTGGTTGAATGGAGATCATCCTACAGTGGATGAGGGAGAAGTAAAAGGGACCGTCTGCTTCTCCAAGGGCTCAAACCGGTGCTGTGAGGAAACAAGTTTCATTAGGGTGAAGAACTGCAGTTCCTTTTACGTCTACTACTTGGTACCGACCAAATGCCCCTATCGTTACTGTTTCACATATAACTGA